The sequence below is a genomic window from Acanthochromis polyacanthus isolate Apoly-LR-REF ecotype Palm Island chromosome 14, KAUST_Apoly_ChrSc, whole genome shotgun sequence.
GGATTCTCTGCTTTGAGCACGAAAAACAAATTTCCTTTGACCTTTGTTGTATTAGCTTAATAAAAGCAGTAATTGACTACATTTGGGcaatttaaaagtaattttctCAAGATGGACCTTTTTTGAGAGACATTAAAGTAGTAGGAagcaaaaatggaagaaaataaaaatttagaACATTAGCAAATAATTATGGCAtgtaaaataatcaattaaaGAGCATTTAGACATTAAAACCTTTAAAAGGCTCTGCACACTCTTAGTTGCTTGGAGTTACTCTCACTGATTACACCTCTACTCACAGGTAGGAGGAGTTATGATAGGAATTATCAGAGACCAACAAAATCCATGCGCTAGCAAGAAAAAAGCTCTAATTTGTTCCACTTTAAAAAGGTACAATTTGGGTAACGTGAAAGATGTCAATTAGGCACAGTTTGCAGATGCCCACACAGTCCTGAAAGGAGGTCAAAGcagtcaaaatattcaaaaataattgTCTCTAAGATGAGTGTCTGCtctgctaaataataaaaaaaaagagccgcTGTACCTCCGGGGGTGTCTGTGCCTCCTTCCTGCTGAGCCACTGAGTTGACCGTCACTGTCTGCAGGTTGGGGATCTGCCCTGTGCCGAGGCTGCCCAGTGACAGGGTCTGGACTGGTGCCAGAGTTATCTGCTGAGGTGGGGTGGTGGGCAGCTGTAGGTTCTGAAGGTTCTGCACTCCTTGCACCTGGAAGGTCTGCCACTGTATCTGTCCCGATGGGGTAACTGTTTGAGCTTGGATGATGAAGGTTCCTGGGTTGATCAGCTGCACGTTTTGCAGACCCTGCCCACCTGTCGCCACTGACTGGACCACCTGACCGTTGGTGGTCTGAACAGGaacctgctgcagctggatgATGGGCTGGGCTGAGGACACCTGGACACTCTGCTCCTGATTCTGCTGGATGAAGCCTTCTTGGAGACCAGAACTGGAGTCGGCTTGCTCTGTAGCCACTGATGATAATGAAGCATCTTGCGTCAGCAGACCTGATTCGTTTGCGGGAACTTGTAGCTGAGAGGAAGACGTTGGCACAAATATCTCAGGATTTGCATTGGAGTCATTAACTGGTAGTGTCTGTGAGAGGTGATCATCTGTCTTAGCCAGACTCTCTGAGCCATCCACAGGCTGACTCGCCATAATTAGCTGGCCGTCAGCAGTGACCCCTGTTGCTATAGTTTGAGCACCAGACAGGCCAAGGGAGTCCAAGTCCACGCTGTTAATAGGAACAAAGGTAATGTTCCCAGGCAAACCCACAGGCACATTAGTAACAACCTGGCCCTGGTTGTTGAAGGTGGAGCTGCCAATAGAAACCCCCTGGATCTGCTGGACATTACCAGTCTGTGATATGAGGTTCTGGTTGTTGTTAAGGATGTTTGCAGTTGATGTCACATTGAGACTCTGGCTACCATCGGGCAAGATCTGAATCTGCCCCGTGGCGTCCTGAGTCAGAGTTGGTCCTTCCACGCCGGATGTGGAGAAGCTCAGCTGTCCATCTGCTGTCTGAATCTGAGGAATTACTTGGTAATGAATGTTAGGCACTGAATTGGCAGACGAGTCGTCCGTTCCCGATGTCACAAAGATTGGCTGACTCTGTAAGTTCTGGAGAGGAAGAACATACTGTCCATTTGATGTTAATATTCCTTGACTTTGGATCTGTATTATTCCAGACTCATCCTTTGCTGCTGTTGTGGGGGTTAACACCTCCCATTTGTCAGTCCCAGTGAGCTGAGTAGATGGATCTGATGTCTGGGAAAGAAAATGGGCgacattaaaaaatgattaagCACCTGTTCATAATAAATTAGCTTATGCAATGCAAAAACAGTCATTCAGAAGTCTCATTATGACCAGCTTTTGAAAGTTTGTACCGAGaccattattttgaagaaaaacatcaacatttgaAATATGGGGGAGTCAAATGAGCCAAATTCTCTGTGTCAGTAGAAGCTGAaggaaatttacagttttgtttctcCTGTGTGTTGCCATTCTTATTTACTTAATCATATGAGTGTTCACACCTTTGTTGTGACTTCTTTGATGCTAGTTTGTCTTAGGTTATTGCTTGATTTGTTATGAGGTATAACAAACTGAACATTGCAGCCCTGAAATTACACCTGAAGTCTAACAGAAAATTCACATAATAGGAAAACCCTCAAGACCAGCAACAATGGATGAAACCCAACAGTGCTTGATGGTTTAATCAATCTACTTTACCGTTAAATACACCTTTTCAGGAAgtcttcattttgttgtttgatcCACACCAGCCTCTGAATAACAGctttgtaaaaatctttttgATGGAGTGTAACATTTAACTGAACTATACTAACACATACTACCAACTATGGGTTTTGAGCTAGCTATAAGAAGGTGTTAT
It includes:
- the sp3a gene encoding transcription factor Sp3a isoform X2, with amino-acid sequence MTAPEQPMKPDDMAALDVDSSQSDFMQQEEGRGNQPSPLDLLATTCTKVGSPSSEVDRGVAADVTSDPSTQLTGTDKWEVLTPTTAAKDESGIIQIQSQGILTSNGQYVLPLQNLQSQPIFVTSGTDDSSANSVPNIHYQVIPQIQTADGQLSFSTSGVEGPTLTQDATGQIQILPDGSQSLNVTSTANILNNNQNLISQTGNVQQIQGVSIGSSTFNNQGQVVTNVPVGLPGNITFVPINSVDLDSLGLSGAQTIATGVTADGQLIMASQPVDGSESLAKTDDHLSQTLPVNDSNANPEIFVPTSSSQLQVPANESGLLTQDASLSSVATEQADSSSGLQEGFIQQNQEQSVQVSSAQPIIQLQQVPVQTTNGQVVQSVATGGQGLQNVQLINPGTFIIQAQTVTPSGQIQWQTFQVQGVQNLQNLQLPTTPPQQITLAPVQTLSLGSLGTGQIPNLQTVTVNSVAQQEGGTDTPGDIQIKEEPDSGDWQLSTDSTLNTSDLSHLRVRLVDEEDQLGQEGKRLRRVACTCPNCKESGGRGSSMGKKKQHICHIAGCGKVYGKTSHLRAHLRWHSGERPFVCSWMFCGKRFTRSDELQRHRRTHTGEKKFVCPECSKRFMRSDHLAKHIKTHQNKKGMNSGSAVVASMESAGSSDSIITTAGGTTLILTNIQQGSSNAQDILANAEIPLQLVTTVAASEVME
- the sp3a gene encoding transcription factor Sp3a isoform X1 produces the protein MTAPEQPMKPDDMAALDVDSSQSDFMQQEEGRGNQDTQPSPLDLLATTCTKVGSPSSEVDRGVAADVTSDPSTQLTGTDKWEVLTPTTAAKDESGIIQIQSQGILTSNGQYVLPLQNLQSQPIFVTSGTDDSSANSVPNIHYQVIPQIQTADGQLSFSTSGVEGPTLTQDATGQIQILPDGSQSLNVTSTANILNNNQNLISQTGNVQQIQGVSIGSSTFNNQGQVVTNVPVGLPGNITFVPINSVDLDSLGLSGAQTIATGVTADGQLIMASQPVDGSESLAKTDDHLSQTLPVNDSNANPEIFVPTSSSQLQVPANESGLLTQDASLSSVATEQADSSSGLQEGFIQQNQEQSVQVSSAQPIIQLQQVPVQTTNGQVVQSVATGGQGLQNVQLINPGTFIIQAQTVTPSGQIQWQTFQVQGVQNLQNLQLPTTPPQQITLAPVQTLSLGSLGTGQIPNLQTVTVNSVAQQEGGTDTPGDIQIKEEPDSGDWQLSTDSTLNTSDLSHLRVRLVDEEDQLGQEGKRLRRVACTCPNCKESGGRGSSMGKKKQHICHIAGCGKVYGKTSHLRAHLRWHSGERPFVCSWMFCGKRFTRSDELQRHRRTHTGEKKFVCPECSKRFMRSDHLAKHIKTHQNKKGMNSGSAVVASMESAGSSDSIITTAGGTTLILTNIQQGSSNAQDILANAEIPLQLVTTVAASEVME
- the sp3a gene encoding transcription factor Sp3a isoform X3, with protein sequence MTAPEQPMKPDDMAALDVDSSQSDFMQQEEGRGNQTSDPSTQLTGTDKWEVLTPTTAAKDESGIIQIQSQGILTSNGQYVLPLQNLQSQPIFVTSGTDDSSANSVPNIHYQVIPQIQTADGQLSFSTSGVEGPTLTQDATGQIQILPDGSQSLNVTSTANILNNNQNLISQTGNVQQIQGVSIGSSTFNNQGQVVTNVPVGLPGNITFVPINSVDLDSLGLSGAQTIATGVTADGQLIMASQPVDGSESLAKTDDHLSQTLPVNDSNANPEIFVPTSSSQLQVPANESGLLTQDASLSSVATEQADSSSGLQEGFIQQNQEQSVQVSSAQPIIQLQQVPVQTTNGQVVQSVATGGQGLQNVQLINPGTFIIQAQTVTPSGQIQWQTFQVQGVQNLQNLQLPTTPPQQITLAPVQTLSLGSLGTGQIPNLQTVTVNSVAQQEGGTDTPGDIQIKEEPDSGDWQLSTDSTLNTSDLSHLRVRLVDEEDQLGQEGKRLRRVACTCPNCKESGGRGSSMGKKKQHICHIAGCGKVYGKTSHLRAHLRWHSGERPFVCSWMFCGKRFTRSDELQRHRRTHTGEKKFVCPECSKRFMRSDHLAKHIKTHQNKKGMNSGSAVVASMESAGSSDSIITTAGGTTLILTNIQQGSSNAQDILANAEIPLQLVTTVAASEVME